CGTGATCGAAAGCGAGCGCCTCGATGCGAAATTGCGGGCAATCCGCGCCGCGCACGTGGCGCGCGGGCTTGACGAAACAAAACGGGTTTTTATGTACCGCGATGTGACTGCGGCGGACGCAACCGGGTAACACATTCCGGTTGCGTCCGCCGCACGTTCAGGCGTGACTTGCGCTCATTGCAACGCGCGATCCAGTGCCTGTTGCAGCACGTGTTCCTGCGCTTACTCCACCGTTTCCAGCGCCGGATAATCCGTGTAACCCTCTTCGCCTTCGGCGTAGAACGTCGCCGGATTCGGCTGGTTCAGCGGCGCATTCAGTTCGAAGCGGCGCGGCAGATCCGGATTGGCGATAAACAGTTGACCCCACGCCACGGCATCCGCTTCGCCTGCGTCGAGCACCTGTTGTGCGGACTCCTTCGTGAATCTTTCGTTGGCAATGTACGGGCCGCCGAACGCCGCCTTCAGTTGCGGGCCGAGGCGGTTCTCGCCGAGCGCTTCACGTGCCGCGATAAACGCAATCTTGCGCTTGCCGAGTTCACGCGCGACATAGCCGAACGTCGCTGCGGCGTTCGAGTCGCCCATCGTGTGTGCGTCGCCGCGCGGTGCGAGGTGCATGCCGACGCGATTCGCGCCCCACACTTCGATACACGCATCCACCACTTCGAGCATCAGGCGAGCGCGGTTTTCGATCGGGCCGCCGTATGCGTCGGTGCGATGGTTCGTGCTGTCCTGCAGGAACTGGTCGAGCAGATAGCCGTTCGCGCCATGCACCTGAACGCCGTCGAAACCAGCGGCCTTGGCATTTTCAGCACCCTTGCGGTAAGCCTCGACGATGGCGGGAATCTCGGCCAGATCGAGCGCGCGCGGCGTCACAAACGGACGCTGCGGACGCACGTGACTCACGTGGCCTTGTGGCGCGATGGCGCTCGGCGCAACCGGCAGGTCGCCGTTCAGGAAGATCGGGTCCGACACGCGGCCGACGTGCCACAACTGCAGGAAGATCTTGCCACCCGCCGCGTGAACCGCGCTGGTGACAAGCTTCCAGCCTTCAACCTGTTCCTGCGACCAGATACCCGGCGTTGCCGCGTAACCCACGCCCTGCGGCGTGACCGAGGTGGCCTCGCTGATGATCAGGCCGGCCGAGGCGCGCTCGGCGTAGTACTTCGCCATCAGTGCGTTCGGCACGCGGACGTCGCCCGCGCGTTGACGCGTCAGCGGCGCCATGATGATGCGGTTTTGCAGCGTGAGATCGCCAATTTGCAGCGGGTCAAAAAGCGTCGGCATAAGTATTCACCTTTCCTGGCGGGCAGCGGCCCGGGACAATAAGAACAGCGTGATGAAAGAAGCGCGGCGAGGCAGACGCACGTGTCAGAGATCCGTGTTCATGTGCTCGAGAAACGCCTGGATGACGGGCTCGTTGCGTTTGAAAAACACCCACTGGCCGACCCGCTTCGACGTGACGAGGCCGGCGCGCTGCAATGCGGCCAGGTGCGCCGACACGGTGGACTGCGACAGTCCGCAACTCGCGTCGATCTTGCCGGCGCACACGCCGTGATCGAGCGGCAACTCCTGATCGGCGAAGTGCGCTTGCGGGTCCCGCAGCCGCGCCAGAATCTCGCGGCGGATGGGATTGGCTAGCGCCTTGTGGATCGCGTCGATGTCGATGGTCATCAGTGAGGTTTCAATCATGAACAGCGGTGCAGGGGCCGAAGCGGGCCGGCATCTGCATCGCAACGGGGCGAATTATATATCGGATATTTGCGATATACGTCAAGCCACTACTGTTGATGAGGTTGATTGACGCCCGCAGATCGGGGGCGCGATGCCACGTATTCGGATACATTGACGGTTCCCATGCTGAGGTTTGATTGGGAATCGTATGAAGCATCGACGAGATATGGCTTTTAAATCCTGCATTCGACTGGAGATAAACAATGACCTTTTCACCTTCGAAGAAAATGGCAGTCCTCCTCGCATCGGCCGCACTCATGATCGGATCGGCCGCACCTGTGTTCGCCCAAAGCAGCGGGGGCGCTTCGGACAGCGCCGCGGCAGCTGCGCCGGCGACCCCGGCGTCGGCAACCACCAAGGCTCAGCGAAAGGCGGCGCGCAAGCAGGCGCGGGCGAAGAAAAACGCCGAATTGAAGAAACTGGAGGCGAACGGCTATAACCCATCGCGCAATGATCCGAACTATCCGACAGACCTGCAGAACGCGGAGAAGAAGGCGGGGGCCGGTCAGGCTGCGAGTCAGTAAAAGCGGGTAAGGGCGGGCGCGTTGTGCTTCACTTGTGCTTCACAACGACGCCTGTTTTAGCACGTGCATCAATCGCCCTTTTTCCTGCGGGCGCTCGGCATGACGCGGACGGAGGGCGAGCGCGCAAGTAGGTGATGGACGGGTCGTCAAGCGTGGATTAGAGGGAGTAGGGCAGGCGCATGAACGCAACTAACGGTCAAGCCCGCCGGCGCCACCCGAATTCGCGGCGGGCGGGGACGCGATCCAAAGCCTCCTCCACCGCGCGAATCTCAGCGGCTACGCAAGATTGCGACAGCTAAGCCACTCACCGGTTGCCGTCAAGCAGATCTCCGAGCAATTCATCGAACGCTGCTTGCGCATCTTCCAGTTCCTGCAGTGCCGCGTCGAAGGTCTGCAGCGCAAATTGCGAGGGGCGCCCCTCGCCGGTGGGCGGAAATTGCGACTGCAGGGAAGTGAAAGCCGACTGCACGCGTTGTGTGGCAGTCAGTACGCGCTCCATCGCGCGCGATTCTTCGGCTCGCGCCTGTTCGTGATTCATCGAGAAAACTCCGTGGTTCATCCGGCGAGAACGTCATGCCGTGCCGTACCGGCGACTATGCCACGACTGGTGGGCGGCGCGCACCATGCCACGGATCAGACGAATGGCAGGCCGCCATTGGACTTGATTTCGCGTAGCGACAGCGAAGATTCCACGGACGTCACACCCGGCAGGCTGCGCAGTTCGTCACGCATGAACGTGCCGTAGTCGTCGAGATCGCGCGCCACCACCTGCAGCACGTAATCTGCGCTGCCCGACACGTTATGACACGTGAGGATGCGGGGAATCGCCTGCACTTCGTGCTCGAAGCGGGTCGCCACCGCGCGATCGTGCACCGCGAAGCGAACATAAACGAACGCGACTACGCCGAAGCCGAGCGCCGAACGCGACAGCATGGCCCGGTACCGCTCGATATAGCCGGCGCTCTCGAGACGCTTTAG
The sequence above is drawn from the Paraburkholderia phenazinium genome and encodes:
- a CDS encoding alkene reductase is translated as MPTLFDPLQIGDLTLQNRIIMAPLTRQRAGDVRVPNALMAKYYAERASAGLIISEATSVTPQGVGYAATPGIWSQEQVEGWKLVTSAVHAAGGKIFLQLWHVGRVSDPIFLNGDLPVAPSAIAPQGHVSHVRPQRPFVTPRALDLAEIPAIVEAYRKGAENAKAAGFDGVQVHGANGYLLDQFLQDSTNHRTDAYGGPIENRARLMLEVVDACIEVWGANRVGMHLAPRGDAHTMGDSNAAATFGYVARELGKRKIAFIAAREALGENRLGPQLKAAFGGPYIANERFTKESAQQVLDAGEADAVAWGQLFIANPDLPRRFELNAPLNQPNPATFYAEGEEGYTDYPALETVE
- a CDS encoding DUF4148 domain-containing protein, with the protein product MTFSPSKKMAVLLASAALMIGSAAPVFAQSSGGASDSAAAAAPATPASATTKAQRKAARKQARAKKNAELKKLEANGYNPSRNDPNYPTDLQNAEKKAGAGQAASQ
- a CDS encoding Lrp/AsnC family transcriptional regulator produces the protein MDDLDKIDRAILAALQNDGRISNARLAEVVGLSETPCARRLKRLESAGYIERYRAMLSRSALGFGVVAFVYVRFAVHDRAVATRFEHEVQAIPRILTCHNVSGSADYVLQVVARDLDDYGTFMRDELRSLPGVTSVESSLSLREIKSNGGLPFV
- a CDS encoding ArsR/SmtB family transcription factor, encoding MTIDIDAIHKALANPIRREILARLRDPQAHFADQELPLDHGVCAGKIDASCGLSQSTVSAHLAALQRAGLVTSKRVGQWVFFKRNEPVIQAFLEHMNTDL